The following are encoded together in the Montipora foliosa isolate CH-2021 chromosome 12, ASM3666993v2, whole genome shotgun sequence genome:
- the LOC137980995 gene encoding uncharacterized protein, with the protein MVALRVHWELRKNYDLECGEKWYEHQPIPVIENDQVKLVWDGTIVTDRRVPHNRPDITLVLKDKHQWLLVDVAVLDDRNIVTTEAWKIERYKELAFKERRIHQVEVVVVPLVIGDLGRVSKDFAKWQEYRI; encoded by the coding sequence ATGGTAGCATTAAGAGTCCACTGGGAGTTGAGAAAAAATTATGACCTTGAATGCGGAGAGAAATGGTATGAGCATCAGCCTATACCAGTGATTGAGAATGATCAGGTGAAGCTAGTGTGGGATGGTACTATCGTCACTGACAGACGCGTACCACACAACAGGCCGGACATAACTCTTGTTTTGAAAGATAAGCATCAGTGGCTACTGGTTGATGTCGCTGTGCTAGATGACCGGAATATTGTGACGACTGAGGCTTGGAAGATTGAGCGATACAAGGAGTTAGCTTTTAAAGAACGACGTATACATCAGGTAGAAGTTGTAGTGGTGCCATTGGTTATAGGGGACCTTGGAAGAGTCTCGAAAGACTTTGCGAAGTGGCAGGAGTACCGGATATAA
- the LOC137980996 gene encoding uncharacterized protein, with translation MRSALSERPVKGTSAGVCEVDEAKLTLEVNKIDGFSKLHNVQIDEKTIRVWKSYRIGRGKEISFDQLVTKDQGDTCLIVKEEFFPFHNSRVYQSRDSVAEDSDEGNRHHDLDNSDIEIFECSEPGCVKSFQLFSELEAHLDVGDHCVEAERQSETLYDTIRRDWVERFTTTVNITENEPCEPVHQSESEPAPTTSCVIMGWALTKQRAGSTRFPEKVKNYLMAKFDLGEQSGLKADPQQYSNDMRKARDEQNRRLFEREEWLTKSQVQGFFSRLSANRRRKQAPSPEGEQSSKELFLEEEEEERQRLMEHISEELRPQHPLSYDAFNLCECAKKNKLHQFNVTLLKDILRHYEVPFKSRDRRKDLIDLLMLFVQECKCFN, from the coding sequence ATGAGAAGTGCACTATCTGAACGACCAGTGAAGGGTACCTCCGCAGGTGTTTGTGAGGTTGACGAAGCGAAGTTAACCCTAGAAGTGAACAAAATAGATGGTTTCAGCAAACTGCACAACGTCCAGATTGACGAGAAAACTATTCGTGTGTGGAAGTCCTACAGAATTGGGCGTGGCAAGGAAATCTCATTCGACCAGCTGGTGACAAAAGATCAAGGGGACACCTGTCTCATAGTTAAGGAAgagtttttcccttttcataaTTCACGTGTATACCAAAGCAGAGATTCTGTGGCGGAGGATTCAGATGAAGGCAATCGTCATCACGATTTGGACAATTCGGACATTGAAATTTTTGAATGTTCGGAGCCTGGGTGTGTGAAGAGTTTTCAGCTGTTTTCAGAACTTGAAGCGCATTTAGATGTAGGGGATCACTGCGTTGAGGCTGAAAGACAGTCAGAAACGCTTTACGATACGATTCGTAGAGATTGGGTGGAGAGATTTACCACAACAGTCAACATCACTGAAAATGAACCTTGCGAACCTGTCCACCAGAGTGAAAGTGAACCGGCGCCCACCACGAGCTGTGTTATTATGGGCTGGGCCCTAACCAAGCAACGAGCAGGATCAACTAGATTCCccgagaaagttaaaaactacCTGATGGCAAAGTTTGACCTCGGGGAACAGTCAGGGCTAAAAGCTGACCCTCAGCAATATTCCAATGATATGCGGAAGGCAAGAGATGAGCAGAACAGAAGGTTATTTGAGCGAGAAGAGTGGTTGACTAAAAGCCAAGTGCAAGGGTTTTTTTCACGCCTGTCTGCaaacagaagaagaaaacaagcacCCTCACCTGAAGGTGAGCAAAGTTCAAAGGAACTCTTTctagaggaagaagaagaagagcgaCAGCGGCTGATGGAGCACATTTCAGAGGAACTGAGGCCGCAGCATCCCCTTTCATACGACGCCTTCAACTTGTGCGAGTGTGCGAAGAAAAATAAGCTGCATCAATTTAACGTGACACTGCTCAAGGATATCTTGCGCCATTATGAAGTACCATTTAAATCAAGAGACAGAAGAAAGGACCTGATAGATCTATTGATGTTATTTGTTCAAGAATGCAAATGCTTTAATTAG